Proteins co-encoded in one Coregonus clupeaformis isolate EN_2021a chromosome 5, ASM2061545v1, whole genome shotgun sequence genomic window:
- the LOC121562124 gene encoding fukutin-related protein-like, producing MRVSFCQGLLTGAIALNLLILYYVSRAQQQMMEKRRDPGRGSRKAALPASGLGGGMGGLVGVGGGMVGAGGVRGEGNSRGPRVTVLLREFEDFENYVGDVARSFLHQRPELPFLAVSDTPPYPPLSLPEGARLLVLSPSPEQPPQAHRPEFHVQTEFVLLVPDGVELEQGRAVERLIRELEGEGGGPVRLVAAPVLARSAVQCLHLRVSLREWTATYTPAASGSSGSVCTALQGDAVVLIRSEDLFNLSVPLGRPLLPSLFIQTSLHGWKVKLLESPCFSASHRPLFSSAHNQWKADGHLKEATSRLMRNFGLKRLLLADGKEQWHGCGKETARCFGTVRDDTPEYLYLERWTPPCCLRALRETTKYVINILESSGVRYWLEGGSLLGAARHQDIIPWDYDVDLGIYLEDVPNCDYLKNLDSGSLVDANGYVWERAVEGDFYRVQYSEANHLHVDLWPFYPRNGVMTKDTWMEHKQDVEFPEHFLQPLVPMPFAGVTAYGPNNYRAFLELKFGEGVIENPQYPNPAKKRLDRSRL from the coding sequence ATGCGGGTGAGTTTCTGCCAGGGCCTTCTGACTGGAGCCATCGCTCTGAACCTGCTCATCCTCTACTATGTGTCCCGAGCCCAGCAGCAGATGATGGAGAAACGCCGGGATCCAGGAAGGGGCTCCAGGAAGGCTGCTTTACCTGCATCCGGGCTGGGGGGTGGCATGGGGGGCCTGGTGGGGGTTGGCGGGGGGATGGTTGGCGCTGGAGGTGTCAGGGGAGAGGGGAACAGCCGCGGCCCCCGTGTGACTGTCCTCCTACGGGAGTTTGAGGACTTTGAGAACTACGTCGGTGATGTGGCACGCTCCTTCCTGCACCAGAGACCTGAGCTGCCCTTCCTGGCTGTGTCTGACACCCCACCctatccccctctgtctctccccgaGGGGGCCCGTCTCCTGGTGCTCTCCCCCAGCCCCGAGCAGCCTCCGCAGGCCCACCGGCCAGAGTTCCACGTCCAGACAGAGTTTGTGCTGCTGGTGCCTGACGGGGTGGAGCTGGAGcagggccgggctgtggagaggCTGATCcgggagctggagggggagggtggggggcCCGTGAGGCTGGTGGCAGCCCCTGTGTTGGCACGCTCGGCCGTCCAGTGCCTGCACCTGCGGGTCAGTCTGAGAGAGTGGAcggccacctacaccccagcggCGTCTGGGAGCAGTGGTAGCGTGTGTACAGCCCTTCAGGGGGATGCGGTGGTCCTCATCCGCTCCGAGGACCTCTTCAACCTGTCTGTTCCGCTGGGGAGGCCCCTGCTGCCCTCGCTCTTCATCCAGACCTCCCTGCATGGCTGGAAGGTCAAGCTCCTGGAGAGCCCCTGCTTCTCCGCCAGCCACCGGCCCCTCTTCAGCTCAGCCCACAACCAGTGGAAGGCAGATGGCCATCTGAAGGAGGCCACTAGCCGGCTGATGAGGAACTTTGGACTAAAGCGTCTCCTACTGGCTGATGGGAAGGAGCAGTGGCACGGCTGTGGGAAGGAGACGGCGCGTTGCTTCGGTACGGTCCGAGACGACACCCCTGAGTACCTGTACCTGGAGCGCTGGACCCCTCCCTGCTGCCTGCGTGCCCTCCGCGAGACCACCAAGTATGTGATCAACATTCTGGAGAGTTCCGGGGTGCGCTACTGGCTGGAAGGAGGCTCCCTGCTGGGTGCGGCCCGCCACCAGGACATCATCCCCTGGGACTATGATGTGGACCTGGGCATCTACCTGGAGGACGTGCCCAACTGTGACTACCTGAAGAACCTGGACTCTGGTTCTCTGGTGGACGCTAACGGCTATGTGTGGGAGCGGGCAGTGGAAGGTGACTTCTATAGGGTGCAATACAGTGAAGCTAACCACCTCCACGTGGACCTGTGGCCCTTCTACCCACGAAACGGCGTTATGACCAAAGACACGTGGATGGAGCACAAGCAGGATGTGGAGTTCCCCGAGCACTTCCTGCAGCCGCTGGTGCCAATGCCATTCGCCGGCGTCACCGCCTACGGCCCGAACAACTACCGCGCCTTCCTGGAGCTCAAGTTTGGGGAGGGGGTCATCGAGAACCCCCAATACCCAAACCCTGCCAAGAAGAGGCTGGACAGGAGCCGGCTTTGA
- the LOC121562113 gene encoding neutral amino acid transporter B(0) has product MAEKIDIEGKASNGEAHLDEQVANGLGHKKCSNETTAEKIKRLVMANLLVILTVAGVIIGVFIGLGVRHMELSRTQILYVGFPGELLIRLLKMIIIPLVVCSLVSGAASIDPKALGKLGGWAMLFFLVTTLIASAIGVIMAFIISPGSNTGSKPILSGDGELPQAKEVVDSFLDLIRNIFPSNLVSAAFQSYATSYKFVTKNGTNGLPDITVEKVPFGTDQDGMNILGLVVFAIVFGVALRKLGEEGEILIKFFNSFNEATMVLVSWIMWYAPLGIMFLVAGKIVEMEDVGTLFASLGKYIACCIIGHAIHGLLVLPGIYFIITRKNPYTFLWGIFTALATAFGTCSSSATLPLMMKCVEEKNGVSKHISRFILPIGATVNMDGAALFQCVAAVFIAQLNNIPLNFIQVFTILVTATASSVGAAGIPAGGVLTLAIILEAVGLPTNDISLILAVDWLVDRTCTVLNVEGDAFGAGLLQWYVDRSDKPKEGAELSEVKMENDTPAMPEHLPLIEEKKNMGAADEKAAAHISEKESFM; this is encoded by the exons ATGGCAGAAAAAATTGACATTGAGGGGAAGGCATCCAACGGAGAGGCGCATCTCGATGAGCAGGTAGCCAACGGACTCGGCCACAAGAAGTGTTCCAACGAGACAACGGCGGAGAAAATCAAGAGGCTTGTCATGGCCAACTTGCTGGTGATTCTCACCGTGGCCGGGGTGATCATCGGGGTGTTCATCGGACTTGGTGTGCGCCACATGGAGCTGAGCAGGACACAGATCCTCTACGTGGGCTTCCCTGGCGAGCTGCTCATCCGGCTGCTGAAGATGATCATCATCCCCCTGGTCGTGTGCAGTCTGGTGTCTGGGGCGGCCAGCATCGACCCCAAAGCACTGGGCAAGCTGGGCGGCTGGGCGATGCTTTTCTTTTTGGTCACCACTTTAATTGCGTCAGCCATCGGGGTGATCATGGCGTTCATCATCTCCCCCGGATCAAACACCGGCTCCAAGCCGATTTTGTCCGGTGACGGTGAGCTGCCCCAGGCCAAAGAAGTGGTGGACTCCTTCTTGGACCTGATCAG AAACATTTTCCCCTCCAACTTGGTGTCTGCTGCCTTTCAGTCT TATGCTACCAGCTACAAGTTTGTGACCAAGAATGGCACTAATGGCTTGCCCGACATCACAGTTGAGAAG GTTCCCTTTGGCACAGACCAGGACGGTATGAACATCCTAGGGCTGGTGGTGTTTGCCATAGTGTTTGGTGTAGCCCTGAGGAAgctaggagaggagggagagattcTCATCAAGTTCTTCAACTCCTTTAACGAGGCCACCATGGTACTGGTGTCCTGGATCATGTG gtatgcCCCCCTTGGTATCATGTTCTTGGTGGCAGGGAAGATCGTGGAGATGGAGGACGTGGGAACGCTGTTTGCCAGCCTGGGCAAGTACATCGCCTGCTGTATCATCGGCCATGCCATCCACGGCCTGCTGGTCCTGCCAGGCATCTACTTTATCATCACCCGCAAGAACCCCTACACCTTCCTGTGGGGCATCTTCACTGCTCTGGCCACAGCCTTTGGAACCTGCTCCAG ctctgccACCCTGCCGCTGATGATGAAGTGCGTGGAGGAGAAGAATGGCGTGTCAAAGCACATCAGTCGTTTCATCCTGCCCATCGGGGCCACAGTGAACATGGATGGTGCAGCTCTCTTCCAGTGTGTGGCTGCAGTCTTCATCGCTCAGCTCAACAACATCCCACTCAACTTCATCCAAGTCTTCACCATCCT agtgacagcCACAGCGTCCAGTGTGGGAGCAGCAGGGATCCCTGCGGGGGGTGTGCTGACACTGGCCATCATCCTGGAGGCAGTGGGACTGCCCACCAACGACATCTCCCTCATCCTCGCCGTCGACTGGCTCGT TGACCGTACCTGCACCGTTCTGAATGTGGAGGGTGACGCCTTCGGAGCCGGGCTGCTGCAGTGGTACGTGGACCGATCTGACAAGCCCAAGGAGGGGGCGGAGCTAAGCGAGGTGAAGATGGAGAATGACACGCCCGCCATGCCGGAGCACTTGCCCCTCATCGAGGAGAAGAAGAACATGGGTGCGGCCGACGAGAAGGCGGCGGCTCACATCTCTGAGAAAGAGTCCTTCATGTAG